From Triticum urartu cultivar G1812 chromosome 2, Tu2.1, whole genome shotgun sequence, a single genomic window includes:
- the LOC125535144 gene encoding protein trichome birefringence-like 11 encodes MSVEAAYQRAMDTVHEWVQKEVDGSKTLAVFRTYSPAHNRGTNGGSCGKETLPELNMTRISLGRWPGMLQPAFGGPESAVVRDLRVMNVTLMTAHRRDGHPAVYNVEPSARMPVGQREDCSHWCLPGLPDAWNELLYAMVLARFS; translated from the exons ATGAGCGTGGAGGCGGCCTACCAGAGAGCCATGGACACAGTGCACGAATGGGTCCAGAAGGAGGTGGACGGCAGCAAGACCCTGGCCGTGTTCAGAACCTACTCGCCGGCGCACAATAG GGGCACAAATGGCGGGAGCTGCGGCAAGGAGACGCTGCCGGAGCTGAACATGACGCGAATCTCGCTGGGCCGGTGGCCGGGAATGCTGCAGCCGGCGTTTGGGGGACCGGAATCGGCCGTGGTGAGGGACCTGCGTGTGATGAACGTGACGCTGATGACGGCGCACAGGAGGGACGGCCACCCGGCGGTGTACAATGTGGAGCCGTCGGCGAGGATGCCGGTGGGGCAGAGGGAGGACTGCAGCCACTGGTGCCTGCCCGGTCTGCCCGACGCGTGGAACGAGCTCCTCTACGCCATGGTTCTCGCCAGGTTTTCTTAG
- the LOC125535145 gene encoding protein trichome birefringence-like 11 gives MVMEMASARRRARQLSGDHAVLWSSCVLLSAASLLLAATLSSGFGAARLSAGEVSVVVRASTGAVVVTTDGDAAVDNGRGHCGDADHDGMLTDGEWVREEAGVAPLYDSRECPFVDVGFRCRENGRPDDGYARWRWRPRHCELPRFDAEKLLEVLRNRRLVFVGDSIGRNQWESMLCMLSSAVADAGASVREEHGSPITKHKGFLSFRFLRHNLTVEHYRSPYLVRRGGRPRRAPRHVRSTLQLRAMDSRAHLWKGADVLVFNSGHWWNHDRLQQLYAYLILWI, from the exons ATGGTCATGGAGATGGCGAGCGCGAGGAGGCGGGCGAGGCAGCTCAGCGGCGACCACGCCGTGCTCTGGAGCTCCTGCGTCctcctctccgccgcctcgcTGCTCCTCGCCGCCACCCTCTCCTCGGGCTTCGGGGCCGCCAGGCTCTCCGCCGGAGAGGTCAGCGTGGTCGTGAGGGCGAGCACCGGCGCTGTCGTCGTGACGACGGACGGAGACGCTGCCGTCGACAACGGCCGCGGGCACTGCGGCGACGCTGATCACGACGGCATGCTAACCGACGGCGAGTGGGTGCGCGAGGAAGCGGGCGTGGCCCCTCTCTACGACTCGAGGGAGTGCCCGTTCGTCGACGTGGGGTTCCGGTGCCGGGAGAACGGCCGGCCGGACGACGGGTACGCCCGGTGGAGGTGGCGGCCGAGGCACTGCGAGCTCCCGAG GTTCGACGCCGAGAAGCTGCTGGAGGTGCTCCGGAACCGCCGGCTGGTGTTCGTCGGCGACTCCATCGGGCGCAACCAGTGGGAGTCGATGCTCTGCATGCTCTCCTCGGCCGTCGCCGACGCCGGGGCCTCGGTGCGCGAGGAGCACGGGAGCCCCATCACCAAGCACAAGGGCTTCCTCTCCTTCCGGTTCCTCCGCCACAACCTCACGGTGGAGCACTACCGGTCGCCGTACCTGGTCCGGCGCGGCGGCCGCCCCCGCCGCGCGCCCAGGCACGTCCGCTCCACGCTCCAGCTCCGCGCCATGGACTCCAGGGCGCACCTGTGGAAGGGCGCCGACGTGCTCGTCTTCAACTCCGGCCACTGGTGGAACCACGACCGGCTCCAGCAGCTGTATGCATATTTAATTTTATGGATATAG